The following proteins come from a genomic window of Nocardiopsis sp. YSL2:
- a CDS encoding NADH-quinone oxidoreductase subunit G has translation MTVTSNSSGGAAAAPPPEDLITVTIDGFQIQVPKGTLLIRAAELLGIQIPRFCDHPLLDPVGACRQCLVEIPDMGNGRGMPKPQASCTITVMEGMVVNTHLTSEVAEKAQRGIMEFLLINHPLDCPVCDKGGECPLQNQAMSNGQGETRFVDVKRTFPKPIALSSQVLLDRERCIQCARCTRFAAQIAGDPLIELMERGAQEQVGIAEGESFDSYFSGNTVQICPVGALTGSAYRFRSRPFDLVSTPSVCEHCASGCAQRTDHRRGKVTRRLAGDDPQVNEEWNCDKGRWAFTYATQADRLSRPLVRDDESHALEFASWSEAVSIAARGLGAARGRVGVLTGGRLTYEDAYAYAKFARVALGTNDIDLRARAHSAEEAEFLAAHVAGTPVDVDYTALEKAPAVLLAGFEPEDESPLVFLRLRKGARKNGVRVHSVASHASLGLTKTDGSLVQTVPGDEARTLNALDVEHPDVVEALGKEGAVILLGERLAAVPGALSAAAALARRTGARLAWIPRRAGERGAIDAGALPGLLPGGRPVADPAARAEVARAWNVGSLPEAPGRDTAAIIEAAAAGDLDALVIAGVELDDLPDPEAARAALARVPFVVSLELRASEVTDRADVVLPVAAVAEKSGTFVDWEGRHRPFGDALKVPGALSDQRALSAVADAMDVHLGLPDAAAAYAELRDLGPWSGERPASPATRPVPVPEVGPGQAILSTWRQLLGTGRMEDGEPFLAGTARRPRAYLSRATADEVGVTDGGTLHVTGPYGSVTVPAIVTDVADRVVWLPANADGCDIRRDLGGGAGSTVIVAASDTPGGQQ, from the coding sequence GTGACCGTCACCTCCAACTCCTCCGGCGGCGCCGCGGCCGCGCCGCCCCCCGAGGACCTCATCACCGTCACGATCGACGGGTTCCAGATCCAGGTCCCCAAGGGCACGCTGCTGATCCGGGCCGCCGAACTCCTCGGCATCCAGATCCCCCGGTTCTGCGACCACCCCCTCCTGGACCCCGTCGGGGCCTGCCGCCAGTGCCTGGTGGAGATCCCCGACATGGGCAACGGGCGGGGCATGCCCAAGCCGCAGGCCTCCTGCACCATCACGGTGATGGAGGGCATGGTGGTCAACACCCACCTGACCTCCGAGGTCGCGGAGAAGGCCCAGCGCGGGATCATGGAGTTCCTGCTGATCAACCACCCGCTGGACTGCCCGGTCTGCGACAAGGGCGGGGAGTGCCCCCTGCAGAACCAGGCGATGTCCAACGGGCAGGGCGAGACGCGCTTCGTCGACGTCAAGCGCACCTTCCCCAAGCCGATCGCGCTCTCCAGCCAGGTGCTGCTCGACCGCGAGCGCTGCATCCAGTGCGCCCGCTGCACGCGCTTCGCCGCCCAGATCGCCGGCGACCCGCTGATCGAGCTGATGGAGCGCGGCGCCCAGGAACAGGTCGGGATCGCCGAGGGGGAGTCCTTCGACTCCTACTTCTCCGGCAACACCGTCCAGATCTGCCCGGTCGGCGCCCTCACCGGGTCCGCCTACCGGTTCCGGTCCCGCCCCTTCGACCTGGTCTCCACCCCCAGCGTGTGCGAGCACTGCGCCTCCGGCTGCGCCCAGCGCACCGACCACCGGCGCGGCAAGGTCACCCGCCGCCTGGCCGGGGACGACCCCCAGGTCAACGAGGAGTGGAACTGTGACAAGGGCCGGTGGGCGTTCACCTACGCCACCCAGGCCGACCGCCTCTCCCGCCCCCTGGTCCGCGACGACGAGTCCCACGCCCTGGAGTTCGCCTCCTGGTCCGAGGCCGTCTCGATCGCCGCACGCGGCCTGGGCGCCGCACGCGGCCGCGTCGGTGTCCTGACGGGCGGCCGCCTCACCTACGAGGACGCCTACGCCTACGCGAAGTTCGCGCGGGTGGCCCTGGGCACCAACGACATCGACCTGCGCGCCCGCGCCCACTCCGCGGAGGAGGCCGAGTTCCTGGCCGCCCACGTCGCCGGAACCCCCGTCGACGTGGACTACACCGCCCTGGAGAAGGCGCCCGCCGTGCTCCTGGCCGGGTTCGAGCCCGAGGACGAGTCGCCCCTGGTCTTCCTGCGCCTGCGCAAGGGCGCGCGCAAGAACGGGGTGCGGGTCCACTCGGTGGCCTCGCACGCCAGCCTCGGCCTGACCAAGACCGATGGCTCGCTCGTCCAGACCGTGCCCGGTGACGAGGCCCGCACCCTCAACGCCCTGGACGTCGAGCACCCCGACGTGGTCGAGGCCCTCGGCAAGGAGGGAGCGGTCATCCTCCTGGGCGAGCGCCTGGCCGCCGTCCCCGGCGCGCTGAGCGCCGCCGCGGCCCTGGCCCGGCGGACCGGCGCGCGCCTGGCCTGGATCCCGCGCCGCGCGGGCGAGCGCGGGGCGATCGACGCCGGCGCGCTGCCCGGCCTGCTGCCGGGCGGGCGCCCCGTCGCCGACCCGGCCGCCCGCGCCGAGGTCGCCCGCGCCTGGAACGTCGGCTCGCTGCCGGAGGCCCCGGGCCGCGACACCGCGGCCATCATCGAGGCCGCGGCCGCCGGAGACCTGGACGCCCTGGTCATCGCCGGGGTGGAACTGGACGACCTGCCCGACCCCGAAGCCGCCCGCGCCGCCCTGGCGCGCGTGCCGTTCGTGGTCAGCCTCGAACTGCGGGCGAGCGAGGTCACCGACCGCGCCGACGTGGTCCTCCCGGTCGCCGCCGTCGCCGAGAAGTCCGGCACCTTCGTCGACTGGGAGGGCCGCCACCGGCCCTTCGGCGACGCGCTCAAGGTCCCCGGGGCCCTGTCCGACCAGCGCGCCCTGTCGGCCGTCGCCGATGCCATGGACGTGCACCTGGGATTGCCCGACGCCGCGGCGGCCTACGCGGAGCTGCGCGACCTGGGCCCGTGGTCGGGCGAGCGCCCCGCCTCACCCGCGACCCGGCCGGTCCCCGTCCCCGAGGTCGGGCCCGGCCAGGCGATCCTGTCGACCTGGCGCCAGCTCCTCGGCACCGGACGCATGGAGGACGGCGAGCCCTTCCTCGCCGGGACCGCGCGTCGGCCCCGCGCCTACCTGTCCAGGGCCACGGCCGACGAGGTCGGCGTCACCGACGGCGGAACGCTGCACGTCACCGGGCCCTACGGGTCCGTGACCGTTCCCGCCATCGTCACCGACGTCGCCGACCGCGTGGTCTGGCTCCCCGCCAACGCCGACGGCTGCGACATCCGCCGCGACCTGGGCGGCGGCGCCGGCTCCACGGTCATCGTGGCCGCGTCCGACACTCCTGGAGGGCAGCAGTGA
- the nuoI gene encoding NADH-quinone oxidoreductase subunit NuoI, whose amino-acid sequence MLEWLNPVKGFGVTFHTMFTKVPTIEYPEVKRPTAPRFHGRHQLNRWADGLEKCIGCELCAWACPADAIYVEAGDNSDDDRYSPGERYGRVYQINYLRCILCGLCVEACPTRALTMTNEYELADDSRQSLIWTKEQLLAPLKEGMEEPPHPMRLGDDEQDYYATGRGQHGTQDRPESTEAVR is encoded by the coding sequence GTGCTTGAGTGGCTCAACCCCGTCAAGGGATTCGGCGTCACCTTCCACACCATGTTCACCAAGGTGCCGACCATCGAGTACCCGGAGGTCAAGCGCCCCACGGCGCCGCGCTTCCACGGTCGGCACCAGCTGAACCGGTGGGCCGACGGTCTGGAGAAGTGCATCGGGTGCGAACTGTGCGCCTGGGCCTGTCCGGCCGACGCGATCTACGTCGAGGCCGGTGACAACAGCGACGACGACCGGTACTCGCCCGGCGAGCGCTACGGCCGCGTCTACCAGATCAACTACCTGCGCTGCATCCTGTGCGGCCTGTGCGTGGAGGCCTGCCCGACCCGCGCGCTCACCATGACCAACGAGTACGAGCTGGCCGACGACAGCAGGCAGAGCCTGATCTGGACGAAGGAGCAGCTGCTCGCCCCCCTCAAGGAGGGCATGGAGGAGCCGCCGCACCCGATGCGGCTCGGCGACGACGAGCAGGACTACTACGCGACCGGGCGCGGTCAGCACGGGACGCAGGACCGGCCCGAGAGCACGGAGGCGGTCCGTTGA
- the nuoL gene encoding NADH-quinone oxidoreductase subunit L, translating to MTPHTYLAAETGAATLADGAVLSNAWLLIALPLAGAAVLLLGGRRTDGWGHWLGVALPVASFAWAVAVLVDLLGRAPDARSVSVPVYEWFAVGGFTAGVDLLIDPLSITFVLLITFVGSLIHIYSVGYMAEDAGRRRFFAYLNLFVAAMLVLVLADNFVLLFLGWEGVGLASYLLIGFWQYKPSAATAAKKAFLINRVGDIGLLVAIMIMFSVLGAISFSDVFAAVPTAGDGVLLAIGLLLLLGACGKSAQLPLQAWLLDAMEGPTPVSALIHAATMVTAGVYLIVRAGPIFEGAPVAQTAVTVVGAATMLAGGIIASAKDDIKKSLAGSTMSQIGMMVLAAGLGPVGYVAAIAHLVTHGFFKAGLFLGAGSVMHAMNDGVDMRRYGALRTKMPITFATFGLGYLAIIGVPFLSGWWTKESIISAAFGIGGTEGVVLGTAVIVGAALTAFYMSRMMFMTFFGAKRWEEGVHPHESPTSMTAPMVVLAIGSVALGGFLMLGDRFAAFLTPATGAHPHHFDVAHAFTAPYGIAALAVLVLGVAAAWAMYLRRPVAATAPKGNLVTVAASRELYGNEINEGLFMRPGQVLTKALVVIEDKVIDGAVHGLGTSVRDSSSGLGRAQTGFARSYALTMLFGAVIVAATLVVRF from the coding sequence GTGACACCTCACACCTACCTCGCCGCCGAAACGGGGGCGGCGACCCTGGCCGACGGCGCTGTGCTGTCGAACGCCTGGCTCCTCATCGCCCTGCCGCTCGCGGGCGCGGCGGTCCTGCTGCTCGGCGGCCGGCGCACCGACGGCTGGGGACACTGGCTGGGCGTCGCCCTGCCGGTGGCCTCCTTCGCCTGGGCGGTCGCCGTCCTGGTCGACCTGCTCGGCCGCGCCCCGGACGCGCGCAGCGTCTCCGTCCCCGTCTACGAGTGGTTCGCGGTCGGCGGCTTCACGGCCGGCGTCGACCTGCTGATCGACCCCCTGTCGATCACGTTCGTCCTGCTGATCACCTTCGTCGGCTCCCTCATCCACATCTACTCGGTCGGCTACATGGCCGAGGACGCGGGGCGGCGGCGCTTCTTCGCCTACCTCAACCTGTTCGTCGCCGCCATGCTCGTGCTGGTGCTGGCCGACAACTTCGTCCTGCTCTTCCTCGGCTGGGAGGGCGTCGGCCTGGCGTCCTACCTGCTCATCGGGTTCTGGCAGTACAAGCCGTCCGCCGCCACCGCCGCGAAGAAGGCGTTCCTGATCAACCGGGTGGGCGACATCGGCCTGCTCGTGGCGATCATGATCATGTTCTCGGTGCTGGGTGCGATCAGCTTCAGCGACGTGTTCGCCGCGGTCCCGACCGCCGGCGACGGCGTCCTGCTCGCGATCGGCCTGCTCCTGCTCCTGGGCGCCTGCGGCAAGTCCGCGCAGCTCCCGCTCCAGGCGTGGCTGCTCGACGCGATGGAGGGCCCGACCCCGGTGTCGGCGCTCATCCACGCCGCCACCATGGTCACCGCCGGCGTGTACCTCATCGTCCGGGCCGGGCCCATCTTCGAGGGCGCCCCGGTCGCCCAGACGGCCGTCACCGTGGTCGGCGCCGCGACAATGCTCGCGGGCGGGATCATCGCCTCGGCCAAGGACGACATCAAGAAGTCCCTGGCGGGGTCCACGATGAGCCAGATCGGCATGATGGTCCTGGCCGCCGGGCTCGGCCCGGTCGGCTACGTGGCCGCCATCGCCCACCTGGTCACGCACGGCTTCTTCAAGGCCGGGCTGTTCCTGGGCGCCGGATCGGTCATGCACGCCATGAACGACGGCGTGGACATGCGCCGGTACGGGGCCCTGCGCACGAAGATGCCGATCACCTTCGCCACCTTCGGCCTCGGCTACCTCGCCATCATCGGCGTGCCGTTCCTGTCGGGCTGGTGGACCAAGGAGAGCATCATCTCCGCGGCCTTCGGGATCGGCGGCACGGAGGGCGTGGTGCTGGGCACCGCCGTCATCGTCGGCGCCGCCCTGACCGCGTTCTACATGTCGCGGATGATGTTCATGACCTTCTTCGGCGCCAAGCGCTGGGAGGAGGGCGTGCACCCGCACGAGTCGCCCACCAGCATGACCGCCCCCATGGTCGTGCTGGCGATCGGCTCGGTGGCGCTCGGCGGATTCCTGATGCTGGGGGACCGGTTCGCCGCGTTCCTCACCCCCGCCACCGGAGCGCACCCGCACCACTTCGACGTGGCGCACGCGTTCACCGCCCCCTACGGCATCGCCGCGCTGGCCGTCCTGGTCCTCGGCGTGGCCGCGGCCTGGGCGATGTACCTGCGGCGGCCGGTGGCCGCCACCGCCCCGAAGGGGAACCTCGTCACGGTCGCCGCCAGCCGGGAGCTGTACGGCAACGAGATCAACGAGGGCCTGTTCATGCGACCCGGCCAGGTCCTCACCAAGGCGCTGGTCGTGATCGAGGACAAGGTCATCGACGGCGCCGTCCACGGGCTCGGCACGAGCGTGCGCGACTCCTCGTCCGGGCTCGGCAGGGCACAGACCGGGTTCGCCCGCTCCTACGCGCTCACCATGCTCTTCGGCGCCGTCATCGTCGCCGCGACGCTGGTTGTGAGGTTCTAG
- the nuoH gene encoding NADH-quinone oxidoreductase subunit NuoH produces MTPALAPQAAQLASESTLTAFGQDPWWITTIKAVGIFVFLMVCVLMMIMADRKVMGRMQQRHGPNRMGPFGLLQSLFDGIKLSLKEDLIPRGVDRFVYIAAPMIAAVPAFIAFSVIPVGPEVNMFGVTTPLQLTDLPIAALVVLATAALGVYGFVLGGWASQSPYALLGGLRASAQVISYEIAMGLSFVAVFIMSGTLTTSGIVESQRGVWFAVLLLPSFLVYLVTMVGETNRLPFDLAEGEGEIVGGFMTEYGSMKFTMFFLAEYVNMVTVAAVSVTLFLGGWLAPPGVTAILPGANEGWWPALWWLLKFLCVMFLFIWARGSLPRVRYDQLMKLGWKVLIPIQLVWITAVAVVRMLILDDASPVVVGLVVAGFSAVTIAAFYAWVRHARRERAEDARLRAQNARRAHKDPAFGGFPVPPSTAPHYGSSVLAEPPRTAAAVGGDSNKKGEEVTGA; encoded by the coding sequence GTGACCCCCGCTCTCGCTCCGCAGGCGGCCCAACTGGCCTCGGAGAGCACCCTGACCGCCTTCGGGCAGGACCCCTGGTGGATCACGACCATCAAGGCCGTGGGCATCTTCGTCTTCCTGATGGTCTGCGTGCTGATGATGATCATGGCCGACCGCAAGGTCATGGGCCGGATGCAGCAGCGCCACGGACCCAACCGCATGGGGCCCTTCGGTCTCCTGCAGTCCCTGTTCGACGGCATCAAGCTCTCCCTCAAGGAGGACCTGATCCCGCGCGGGGTCGACCGGTTCGTCTACATCGCCGCGCCGATGATCGCGGCCGTGCCCGCCTTCATCGCGTTCTCGGTCATCCCGGTCGGCCCCGAGGTGAACATGTTCGGGGTCACGACCCCGCTCCAGCTCACCGACCTGCCCATCGCCGCGCTGGTCGTCCTGGCCACCGCAGCCCTGGGCGTGTACGGGTTCGTGCTCGGCGGCTGGGCCTCCCAGTCCCCCTACGCCCTGCTCGGCGGCCTGCGCGCCTCCGCGCAGGTGATCAGCTACGAGATCGCGATGGGCCTGTCCTTCGTCGCGGTCTTCATCATGTCCGGGACGCTCACGACCTCCGGGATCGTCGAGTCCCAGCGCGGGGTCTGGTTCGCCGTGCTGCTCCTGCCGTCCTTCCTCGTCTACCTGGTGACGATGGTCGGTGAGACCAACCGGCTCCCGTTCGACCTCGCCGAGGGCGAGGGCGAGATCGTCGGCGGCTTCATGACCGAGTACGGGTCCATGAAGTTCACGATGTTCTTCCTCGCCGAGTACGTGAACATGGTGACGGTCGCCGCCGTCTCCGTCACGCTCTTCCTCGGCGGCTGGCTCGCCCCGCCCGGGGTCACCGCGATCCTGCCCGGCGCCAACGAGGGCTGGTGGCCCGCCCTGTGGTGGCTGCTCAAGTTCCTGTGCGTGATGTTCCTGTTCATCTGGGCACGCGGCAGCCTGCCCCGAGTGCGCTACGACCAGCTGATGAAGCTCGGCTGGAAGGTGCTCATCCCCATCCAGCTCGTGTGGATCACCGCGGTCGCCGTCGTGCGGATGCTCATCCTGGACGACGCCTCCCCGGTGGTGGTCGGCCTGGTCGTCGCCGGGTTCTCGGCGGTCACCATCGCCGCCTTCTACGCCTGGGTCCGCCACGCGCGCCGCGAGCGCGCGGAGGACGCCCGCCTGCGCGCGCAGAACGCCCGCCGCGCCCACAAGGATCCCGCCTTCGGCGGTTTCCCGGTGCCTCCGAGCACCGCCCCGCACTACGGCAGCAGTGTGCTCGCCGAACCGCCGAGGACGGCCGCCGCCGTCGGCGGCGACAGCAACAAGAAGGGTGAGGAGGTTACCGGTGCTTGA
- a CDS encoding NADH-quinone oxidoreductase subunit J, with the protein MTAATTSAVTAAAAPIGGGEASVFWVLGTVAVLGALGVVFSRKAVHSAMSMALTMVSLAVFYGINEAPFLMVVQIVVYTGAVLMLFLFVLMLVGVSSADSLVETLSGQRIMTAIVALAFVGALTTGITRIVVGDPQGLAAGAAAAGGTVPWIAGELLLRYVVAFEATGALLITAVLGAMVLAHTARTKKRRTQREISEDRIRGDHPTPLPGPGTYARHNAIDMPALLPDGSVSSLSLNPVLTARDPEYQSGVPGDVQAGRPPLPGGASDSTRSKEGRPVLDEDGRTDEETAETEENGNSNGQEVESSWTR; encoded by the coding sequence ATCACCGCAGCCACCACCTCCGCCGTGACAGCGGCGGCCGCGCCCATCGGGGGCGGCGAGGCGTCCGTGTTCTGGGTCCTGGGCACCGTGGCCGTCCTCGGTGCCCTGGGCGTGGTCTTCTCCCGCAAGGCCGTGCACTCGGCGATGTCGATGGCCCTGACGATGGTCAGCCTGGCCGTGTTCTACGGCATCAACGAGGCGCCGTTCCTCATGGTCGTCCAGATCGTCGTCTACACCGGCGCCGTCCTCATGCTGTTCCTGTTCGTGCTGATGCTCGTCGGCGTCAGCTCGGCCGACTCCCTGGTGGAGACGCTGAGCGGGCAGCGCATCATGACCGCGATCGTGGCACTGGCCTTCGTCGGTGCCCTGACCACCGGCATCACCCGCATCGTCGTGGGCGACCCGCAGGGCCTCGCCGCCGGGGCCGCGGCCGCCGGCGGCACCGTCCCGTGGATCGCGGGCGAGCTCCTGCTGCGCTACGTGGTCGCCTTCGAGGCCACCGGGGCGCTGCTCATCACGGCCGTCCTGGGCGCCATGGTCCTGGCGCACACCGCCCGGACCAAGAAGCGCCGCACCCAGCGGGAGATCTCCGAGGACCGCATCCGCGGCGACCACCCGACCCCGCTGCCCGGACCGGGCACCTACGCCCGGCACAACGCGATCGACATGCCCGCGCTGCTGCCGGACGGCTCGGTCTCGTCCCTGTCCCTCAACCCGGTGCTCACCGCGCGCGACCCCGAGTACCAGTCGGGCGTGCCCGGCGACGTCCAGGCCGGACGGCCGCCGCTGCCCGGCGGCGCGTCGGACTCCACCCGCTCCAAGGAGGGCCGGCCGGTCCTGGACGAGGACGGCCGGACCGACGAGGAGACCGCGGAGACCGAGGAGAACGGCAACAGCAACGGGCAGGAGGTGGAGTCCTCGTGGACCCGATGA
- a CDS encoding NADH-quinone oxidoreductase subunit M, whose translation MFPWLTIAIALPVVGAILIWALPRAKAPAEPAVATASAQAGGAGTATRVRPPAGPGAGASADGRTAKRIALGTSLATLLVVAAMALRFDTSQAGGLQFEQVVPWIPRFGVHYAVGVDGIALVLILMSAVLVPLVIVAAWNEHDDREDGGRGYFALILVLEAMMVGVFAATDVFLFYVFFEAMLIPVYFMIGRYGLGDDRAKAAVKFLLYSLAGGLIMLVAVIGVYVHGGTFLWTELTDPGGALAAIDPSTARWLFLGFFIAFAIKAPMWPVHTWLPDAAQSSRPGTAVLLVGVLDKVGTYGMLRFCLELFPSAVSWFVWPVVALSLVSIVYGAILAIGQSDMMRLIAYTSVSHFGFITLGIFALTPQAQAGAALYMVNHGFATGALFLIVGFLIARQGSARIADYGGVQKVAPRLAGAFLVVGLAGLALPGLAPFVSEFLVFVGVYAFSPIPAVLATAGVVLAALYILWMYQRTMNGPTPEKLTGLRDLSVREMWAVGPLIALIIAFGLYPQPLLDAVNPAVERTVEIVPEADVAADGASEEGEEE comes from the coding sequence ATGTTCCCCTGGCTCACCATCGCCATCGCGCTGCCCGTCGTGGGCGCGATCCTGATCTGGGCGCTGCCACGCGCCAAGGCGCCCGCCGAGCCGGCCGTCGCGACCGCCTCGGCGCAGGCCGGAGGCGCGGGCACCGCCACCCGGGTCCGGCCCCCGGCCGGTCCGGGCGCGGGCGCCTCGGCCGACGGGCGGACCGCGAAGCGGATCGCGCTGGGCACCTCGCTGGCGACCCTGCTCGTGGTCGCCGCCATGGCGCTGCGCTTCGACACCTCGCAGGCGGGCGGCCTCCAGTTCGAGCAGGTCGTCCCCTGGATCCCGCGCTTCGGCGTCCACTACGCGGTGGGCGTCGACGGCATCGCCCTGGTGCTGATCCTGATGTCGGCGGTCCTGGTGCCGCTGGTCATCGTCGCCGCCTGGAACGAGCACGACGACCGTGAGGACGGCGGGCGCGGGTACTTCGCGCTGATCCTCGTGCTGGAGGCGATGATGGTCGGCGTCTTCGCCGCCACCGACGTCTTCCTGTTCTACGTGTTCTTCGAGGCCATGCTGATCCCGGTCTACTTCATGATCGGGCGGTACGGGCTCGGCGACGACCGCGCCAAGGCGGCCGTGAAGTTCCTGCTCTACAGCCTCGCCGGCGGTCTGATCATGCTGGTCGCGGTCATCGGCGTGTACGTCCACGGCGGCACGTTCCTGTGGACCGAACTGACCGACCCGGGCGGCGCGCTGGCCGCGATCGACCCGTCCACCGCGCGGTGGCTGTTCCTGGGCTTCTTCATCGCCTTCGCGATCAAGGCGCCGATGTGGCCGGTGCACACCTGGCTCCCGGACGCCGCGCAGTCCTCCCGGCCGGGCACCGCCGTCCTGCTGGTCGGCGTGCTGGACAAGGTCGGCACCTACGGGATGCTGCGCTTCTGCCTGGAGCTCTTCCCGTCCGCCGTGTCCTGGTTCGTGTGGCCGGTGGTGGCGCTGAGCCTGGTGAGCATCGTCTACGGGGCGATCCTCGCCATCGGGCAGAGCGACATGATGCGCCTGATCGCGTACACGTCGGTCTCCCACTTCGGGTTCATCACCCTGGGCATCTTCGCGCTGACCCCGCAGGCGCAGGCCGGAGCGGCGCTGTACATGGTCAACCACGGGTTCGCGACCGGTGCGCTGTTCCTGATCGTGGGCTTCCTCATCGCCCGCCAGGGGTCGGCGCGCATCGCCGACTACGGCGGCGTGCAGAAGGTGGCGCCGCGGTTGGCCGGGGCGTTCCTGGTGGTCGGTCTGGCGGGCCTGGCCCTGCCCGGCCTGGCGCCGTTCGTCAGCGAGTTCCTGGTGTTCGTGGGCGTGTACGCCTTCAGCCCGATCCCGGCGGTGCTGGCCACCGCGGGTGTGGTGCTGGCCGCGCTCTACATCCTGTGGATGTACCAGCGCACCATGAACGGCCCCACCCCCGAGAAGCTCACGGGTCTGCGTGACCTGTCCGTGCGCGAGATGTGGGCGGTCGGCCCGCTCATCGCGCTGATCATCGCGTTCGGGCTGTACCCGCAGCCTCTGCTGGACGCGGTGAACCCCGCCGTCGAACGGACGGTGGAGATCGTGCCCGAGGCCGACGTGGCCGCCGACGGCGCCTCCGAGGAAGGAGAAGAGGAGTGA
- the nuoK gene encoding NADH-quinone oxidoreductase subunit NuoK: MDPMNYIVLAALIFTIGAVGVLIRRNAIIVFMCVELMLNACNLAFVAFARMHGDIEGQVIAFFVMVVAAAEVVVGLAIIMQIFRTRRSASLDDANLLKH, translated from the coding sequence GTGGACCCGATGAACTACATCGTCCTCGCGGCGCTGATCTTCACCATCGGCGCGGTCGGCGTGCTCATCCGGCGCAACGCGATCATCGTCTTCATGTGCGTCGAGCTCATGCTCAACGCCTGCAACCTGGCGTTCGTGGCGTTCGCCCGGATGCACGGAGACATCGAGGGGCAGGTCATCGCGTTCTTCGTGATGGTCGTCGCCGCCGCCGAGGTGGTCGTGGGACTCGCGATCATCATGCAGATCTTCCGAACCCGCAGGTCCGCGTCGCTCGATGACGCGAACCTGCTCAAGCACTAG